From the genome of Tripterygium wilfordii isolate XIE 37 chromosome 6, ASM1340144v1, whole genome shotgun sequence:
GTTTTATTGTAAAATATGCCAGCCGGATTAATGATTCCGGTGAGAAACATGCCGTCGATGCTGGGGAGTAATGGGAGTATCGGTGAATTTGGATCAGCTTCAAGATTGTCTCTTGGTCAGGTCAGTCTCCTCCTGATCTGAtgcttgtttttttatttgaccGGAAAAATCCTCCTAGGTCTAAAAATTCATTTTTATCGCTTCGTTTCTGTCGtttatttcttcatcttctgTGTCTTTTAAGGCTTAAAAAAGAGGAGTATTATATTTGGGATTTGATCTTACAGTGGGACTAAAGTCACTAAATACTAATTCTTCTACTAAAAGAAAAATCTTCCTCGATATTTGCAAAACCGATTAAGTCTTTTTTTAATCTATTCTTTTTGCACAGAAGCGcgcagaagagagagagagaatattaaGGCTAAGGAATCAAACTAGTCTTCTACTTTTTGTTGAGACCTCAAATAGGGTCTCTCTTGTTTTTTACATTTCCATTCTGTTTGTTagattgaaaaacaatgaaaaaagatAGCTTGTCGTGTTGGAATCTGAAAGATCTGGATAATTAATATGTACTTCCAGCCAAACATGATGGACCCTGGTCAGCTTCACCAACTAGAGATGATCCAAAACGCATCCGAACTCGAACTCGCTCGACTCCGAGACGAAGACTTCGACAGCACCACCAAATCTGGCAGCGAAAACCAAGAAGGCGGCGCCTCCGGTGACGACCAAGAACAACAACCACCCAAGAAGAAACGCTACCACCGCCACACTCAACACCAGATCCAAGAAATGGAAGCGTGCGTAACTACAATTTTAATCAAATTTCTTTTTAGTTaatttcctttcattttttattgagATGTTTATGTGcttatttgttttcatttgatgTAGATTTTTCAAGGAGTGTCCACATCCAGACGATAAGCAAAGGAAGGAGCTGAGCAGGGAATTAGGGTTAGAGCCATTACAAATCAAATTTTGGTTCCAAAACAAGCGCACCCAAATGAAGGTAGCTAGGTCTAACGTTTCTGCATATCTTTAGCCCTCTGgtttgcaatatatttataccaattaatttaattatgcctgatttctgtttgttttcttaCATCAAGAGGGCCGTTACAATATCTtcgtcttctctctctactctctagtgCAAAGTTATTTTTTGGTTACGGTTTATATATTAGTTATAGTAAAAACCATACTGAGCATCTTAATAAATTGAGATAGTTAAATTAAGTTTATCTGTATTCTTCTACAGACTCAACATGAGCGCCATGAGAACTCTCAACTTCGAGCTGAGAATGAGAAGCTTCGATCCGACAATATGCGGTACCGAGAAGCCTTAAGCAATGCTTCATGTCCAAATTGTGGTGGCCCTACTGCCATTGGTGAAATGTCCTTTGATGAACATCATCTCAGGCTCGAAAATGCCCGATTCAGAGAAGAGGTACAGTTTAACTAAATAATTAAGTAATTGAATCTCACATTCCTTTGAATTTAAGATTTTAGAGTAAATGGTGTTTTGATTACCCTAATATATTGAAATGGTGATATGTTTTCAGATTGATAGGATTTCAGCCATTGCTGCAAAGTATGTGGGGAAGCCAGTGGCCAGCTACCCACATATGTCTTCATCAGTTCCTCCTCGTCCACTTGAACTTGGAGTTGGAAATTATGGAGGACAAGGGGTCATTGGAGGGGAAATGTTTGGAGGAGCTGGAGACTTGCTAAGGTCACTTGGTGCACCTAATGAGCATGATAAGCCCATGATAATCGAGCTTGCCGTTGCAGCCATGGAGGAATTAATGAGGATGGCTCAAATGAATGAACCCTTGTGGATGACTAGCATTGATGGTTCTGCTACTATGCTTAATGAAGATGAATACCTTAGGACATTTCCTCGGGGGATTGGCCCGAAACCTACTGGTTTCAGATATGAGGCATCGAGAGAAACTGCTGTTGTTATAATGAACCACATTAGCCTTGTCGAGATTCTAATGGATGTGGTAAGGTTTCACTAATTAATCCATCTAACATTTAGGGTTTCTTGAAGGATAAATGTTAAATGCTAAATAAAAGAGGCCTAATTGTTTGTCATTCGATTTTGTGATAATTTTAGAGTCAGTGGTCAACTGTGTTCTCTGGCATTGTCTCAAGAGCCATGACATTGGAGGTGCTGTCAACGGGAGTTGCAGGGAATTACAATGGAGCCTTGCAAGTGGTAATctagaataataaattaattacattataTATGCAGTGTTTATTAACATTTGTTAACATATGTATATGCTATGAATAGCATTAATATGGTGAATGTAATTCAACTGTTGATCACAAAATCGAAGGGCAGCACCGGTATACAATCGAACCCTTGAAGAATTGGTTCAATTGATGAATCTGACTATGATAACTATCTAAAATTCATCTTTCTATGAACATTAACATTAATTGATATGTTGATTTTCCAGATGACAGCAGAATTTCAACTTCCTACACCGCTTGTTCCAACTCGTGATAGTTACTTTGTAAGGTATTGTAAGCAACATCAAGATGGAACTTGGGCAGTCGTCGATGTATCCTTGGACAATATACGCCCCAGTCCAATTTCAAGGTGCCGAAGGAGGCCATCCGGTTGCTTGATTCAAGAAATGCCTAATGGATACTCAAAGgtacattaattttttttttttttattaatgaacTATCAAATGAAGCCCTAATTAAAATGCTAAATCCAATTCCCCCGTGATGGAACTCTATGATCTAGGTTATGTGGGTTGAACATGTAGAAGTGGAAGATAAAGGTGTCCACAATTTATACAAGCAACTAGTTAGCTCAGGGCACGCCTTTGGTGCAAAACGTTGGGTGGCTACACTGGATCGACAGTGCGAAAGGCTTGCAAGTGTAATGGCGACAAACATTCCCACCGGTGATGTTGGAGGTAATGTCTTTAGTTTCTTTCTTCATTAATGACAACATATAATTCGGAACCTAGAATTTATATTAACTTCTTAAATTTATTGATGCAACAGTTATCACAAATCAAGATGGCAGGAAGAGTATGTTGAAGTTGGCAGAGAGGATGGCTATTAGCTTTTGTGCAGGAGTCAGTGCCTCCACTGCTCACACATGGACAACTTTATCTGGCACCGGAGCTGACGATGTTAGGGTCATGACCCGAAAGAGTGTAGATGATCCCGGAAGGCCTCCAGGGATTGTTCTAAGTGCTGCAACTTCCTTCTGGCTTTCTGTTCCACCAAAGGGAGTCTTTGATTTCCTTCGCGATGAGAATTCCCGTAGTGAGGTATAACCTTTCAATTTAAGAAATCTGAATTGGAAACAAGCTTTATGTTGATGGTGAGCTTTATGTGACGATAGGATAGTTTATATTCACTGAAATTCTTATGTTGTGAGACGAATCTGATAATTTGCATGTCGGTTTCTATTGTAGTGGGACATTTTATCAAATGGTGGAGTAGTTCAAGAAATGGCACACATTGCCAATGGCCGGGATACTGGCAACTGTGTGTCTCTACTTCGAGTAAATGTACGTATGTTTGAATTGAATAGTCAAAATATGATTTAGTTTTTCTCTCATGATCTATTCAACTTCATCCCATGCTTTAACAGAGTGCAAATTCAAGCCAGAGCAACATGCTGATTTTACAAGAGAGTTGCACTGATCCAACAGCTTCATTTGTCATCTATGCACCGGTTGATATTGTTGCAATGAACGTGGTTCTCAACGGTGGAGACCCGGATTACGTGGCCCTTCTCCCTTCGGGATTCGCAATTTTCCCCGACTCAACTACTGCTATCAATGGAGAAACCATAGGTGGTGAGGCTGGTTCTGGTGGTTCTCTGCTAACTGTCGCGTTTCAGATTTTGGTTGATTCTGTTCCAACAGCAAAA
Proteins encoded in this window:
- the LOC119999817 gene encoding homeobox-leucine zipper protein HDG2-like, translated to MPAGLMIPVRNMPSMLGSNGSIGEFGSASRLSLGQPNMMDPGQLHQLEMIQNASELELARLRDEDFDSTTKSGSENQEGGASGDDQEQQPPKKKRYHRHTQHQIQEMEAFFKECPHPDDKQRKELSRELGLEPLQIKFWFQNKRTQMKTQHERHENSQLRAENEKLRSDNMRYREALSNASCPNCGGPTAIGEMSFDEHHLRLENARFREEIDRISAIAAKYVGKPVASYPHMSSSVPPRPLELGVGNYGGQGVIGGEMFGGAGDLLRSLGAPNEHDKPMIIELAVAAMEELMRMAQMNEPLWMTSIDGSATMLNEDEYLRTFPRGIGPKPTGFRYEASRETAVVIMNHISLVEILMDVSQWSTVFSGIVSRAMTLEVLSTGVAGNYNGALQVMTAEFQLPTPLVPTRDSYFVRYCKQHQDGTWAVVDVSLDNIRPSPISRCRRRPSGCLIQEMPNGYSKVMWVEHVEVEDKGVHNLYKQLVSSGHAFGAKRWVATLDRQCERLASVMATNIPTGDVGVITNQDGRKSMLKLAERMAISFCAGVSASTAHTWTTLSGTGADDVRVMTRKSVDDPGRPPGIVLSAATSFWLSVPPKGVFDFLRDENSRSEWDILSNGGVVQEMAHIANGRDTGNCVSLLRVNSANSSQSNMLILQESCTDPTASFVIYAPVDIVAMNVVLNGGDPDYVALLPSGFAIFPDSTTAINGETIGGEAGSGGSLLTVAFQILVDSVPTAKLSLGSVATVNNLIACTVERIKASLSCENA